A genomic window from Lycium barbarum isolate Lr01 chromosome 4, ASM1917538v2, whole genome shotgun sequence includes:
- the LOC132634878 gene encoding GPN-loop GTPase QQT2, giving the protein MEIDSKVPEEAEGSMQVDSKVPEKDDISNSMQNLNIEGSSSFTFKKKPVIIIVVGMAGSGKTTFMHRLVCHTMASNKRGYVLNLDPAVLTLPYGANIDIRDTVRYKEVMKQFNLGPNGGILTSLNLFATKFDEVISVIEKRADQLDYVLVDTPGQIEIFTWSASGAIITEAFASTFPTVVTYVVDTPRSASPATFMSNMLYACSILYKTRLPLVLAFNKTDVANHEFALEWMKDFEVFHAALDADNTYTSTLTRSLSLALEEFYKNLRSVGVSAVSGAGMDAFFKTIDASTEEYMETYKADLDKRREEKQLLEEKRRRENMEKLRKDIEKTGGETVVLSTGLKDGKGKNKDMMHDEDEEEEDEDDIQVFSDDEGAIDEDEDEEVTGFSF; this is encoded by the exons ATGGAGATTGATTCAAAGGTACCGGAAGAGGCTGAGGGTTCGATGCAAGTTGACAGTAAG GTTCCGGAGAAGGATGATATCTCTAACTCGATGCAAAACCTTAATATTGAGGGATCATCATCCTTCACTTTCAAGAAAAAGCCTGTCATTATCATAGTGGTTGGGATGGCTG GTAGTGGAAAAACTACGTTTATGCATCGACTTGTTTGCCACACAATGGCGTCCAATAAGCGGGGTTATGTTTTGAACCTTGATCCTGCTGTCTTGACCCTTCCATATGGTGCAAATATTGATATTAGAGACACTGTTCGATACAAGGAAGTCATGAAGCAATTCAATCTTGGGCCAAATGGAGGAATTCTTACTTCACTGAACTTGTTTGCCACAAAGTTTGATGAG GTGATATCAGTTATTGAAAAACGAGCAGACCAGTTGGACTATGTTCTTGTGGACACTCCTGGACAGATTGAGATATTCACTTGGTCTGCCTCTGGTGCAATAATCACTGAAGCTTTTGCATCTACTTTTCCCACTGTGGTGACATATGTAGTTGATACACCACGGTCCGCAAGTCCAGCTACCTTTATGAGCAATATGCTCTATGCTTGTAGCATCCTCTACAAAACAAGGTTGCCGTTGGTATTGGCATTCAACAAGACAGATGTGGCTAATCATGAATTTGCTTTGGAG TGGATGAAAGATTTCGAGGTGTTTCACGCGGCACTAGATGCGGACAACACTTACACATCAACTCTGACTCGAAGCCTTTCTCTTGCACTTGAGGAGTTCTACAAGAATCTCAGATCCGTCGGGGTCTCTGCAGTTTCAGGTGCTGGGATGGACGCCTTTTTCAAGACAATTGATGCCAGCACTGAAGAGTATATGGAAACTTACAA GGCTGACTTGGACAAGAGACGGGAGGAGAAGCAATTGTTAGAGGAAAAACGCAGAAGGGAGAATATGGAAAAGCTGAGGAAAGATATCGAGAAAACTGGAGGAGAGACTGTAGTATTGAGCACTGGTTTGAAGGATGGAAAAGGGAAGAACAAGGATATGATGCATGACGAGGATGAAGAGGAAGAAGATGAAGACGACATCCAGGTTTTTAGTGACGATGAAGGTGCCATAGATgaggatgaagatgaagaagttACTGGCTTTTCATTTTGA